The Stieleria sp. JC731 genome has a segment encoding these proteins:
- a CDS encoding protein kinase domain-containing protein → MAAVKNIQIEPGFEPIEGYVLEERIGQGGFGEVWRATAPGGLKKAVKFVYGKHGERHAAQELKSLERIRGIQHPFILTLERFEFIDNQLVIVTELAEGTLEDLFNQHRKRGSCGIPREALLGYLRDAADALDYLHQHYQLQHLDIKPGNLLIVGGRVKVADFGLLKDLGEIDCSMVGGLTPIYAPPELFDGRPTLHSDQYSLAVMYQEMLTNSRPFNGRTIAQLATQHVHNSPNLSPLPASDRPTVARALEKSPDRRFESCAAFIDKLANPHGATEMPTEKLDVDEGQSSEVIDLPQLSEHVVRDHDAPTTHALVVALGGTGTDILNQVRRRVFDFGAASPLTLHSVLIDTDIVGTQAAQMIDPTDQVARTRVVPARLRSANDYRASGTGRFASISRRWIYNVPRNGQTSGMRPLGRLALVDHGHEVVEQLTAAIRELKQSASGGEQTKVYVVASLTGGTGGGMYFDVAYLLRHLLDEQALENVAIVSLLTTNRFQGDPSKPLALHATKSALTEFDYFLKPGNSYPGDSGGGWPSVPAARTPLHNAYIIAPSDRSTERRALDSAVNYLWADATIGNESFEKGRHIESISSLATCLRTVGVVQLGEPIDHQAMVLGPANARQLLRCWVGDDQASISAAGISAAGEFSRRIIRRCYLTDEVLRSIPEKWIASDKNDLRQLVKEQLVHLEPVVLSDRGTVEAHLVRWLSTFVDLDQIQVIVEQAIQQIDRELRIHLLDQRLNLSSALSAVKALQVHCSDIRSRLYQHGQQQQSDNQTDQSGNASRKRLVALEEACLAGEQLVESVAARVASDIASKIEKGLGRISETIQAAIEAIEFGITQLSDDNSGEVDPWLHLESHASSQKDKFFDRLHERCASNYLLRLIDPGRAAQLGSWVTDFSGELTEKTREFLVECESNEARDCNSLEHQTTTAFASPVDDSVAGTTKIRDGLAGGGSDSTGISKTQSWAAGNVPEVLSVTAAIEAARPVLLECGGKQRHYLICRNQSEREQLVSQLPEEIQSSVSVIISRKATPMLIHEGQQIDVGNVLRWLDSLTGDDGKISRRLATRCDIEW, encoded by the coding sequence ATGGCAGCGGTCAAGAACATTCAAATCGAGCCTGGCTTTGAACCGATCGAAGGCTATGTGCTGGAAGAGCGAATCGGGCAAGGCGGTTTTGGCGAAGTCTGGCGTGCGACCGCGCCCGGTGGGCTGAAGAAGGCTGTCAAGTTTGTCTATGGCAAGCACGGTGAACGCCACGCCGCACAGGAGCTGAAATCACTGGAACGTATTCGTGGGATTCAGCACCCATTTATTTTGACGCTCGAACGGTTCGAATTTATCGACAACCAGTTGGTCATCGTTACCGAACTCGCTGAAGGCACGTTGGAAGATCTGTTCAATCAGCATCGCAAACGTGGTTCGTGTGGAATACCGCGTGAGGCGCTTCTTGGATACTTGCGTGACGCTGCCGATGCACTGGACTATCTACACCAGCACTATCAGCTTCAGCACCTTGACATTAAACCCGGCAATTTATTGATCGTCGGAGGACGCGTCAAAGTCGCAGACTTCGGCTTGCTGAAGGATCTTGGCGAAATCGATTGCAGTATGGTTGGCGGATTGACACCCATCTACGCGCCTCCAGAGCTGTTTGATGGACGCCCGACGTTGCATAGCGATCAGTATTCACTGGCCGTGATGTATCAGGAAATGCTGACGAATTCTCGGCCATTCAATGGACGGACCATTGCGCAACTTGCAACGCAGCACGTTCACAATTCACCGAACTTATCGCCGTTGCCAGCATCGGACCGCCCCACGGTTGCTCGCGCATTGGAGAAAAGCCCAGATCGCAGGTTCGAAAGTTGTGCCGCGTTTATCGACAAGTTGGCGAACCCACATGGGGCGACCGAAATGCCAACAGAAAAACTAGATGTCGATGAAGGTCAAAGTAGCGAAGTCATTGATCTTCCACAGCTGAGCGAGCATGTCGTTCGCGATCACGACGCGCCAACGACGCATGCCTTAGTGGTCGCATTGGGCGGCACCGGGACGGACATCCTAAATCAAGTCCGTCGCCGAGTATTCGACTTCGGTGCCGCAAGTCCGCTGACACTGCATAGCGTTCTGATCGATACGGATATCGTTGGGACCCAAGCGGCGCAAATGATTGATCCGACCGATCAGGTTGCACGGACACGTGTTGTTCCCGCACGCTTGCGATCGGCAAATGACTATCGCGCGTCCGGTACCGGACGTTTCGCTTCGATCTCGCGGCGATGGATTTACAACGTTCCCCGCAATGGCCAGACCAGTGGAATGAGACCGCTGGGGCGTCTGGCACTCGTCGATCACGGTCACGAAGTCGTTGAACAATTGACAGCTGCGATTCGAGAATTGAAGCAGTCGGCTTCGGGGGGCGAACAAACCAAGGTTTATGTTGTTGCTTCGCTCACCGGAGGCACCGGTGGCGGAATGTATTTCGATGTCGCGTATCTCCTGCGGCACCTTTTGGACGAACAAGCTTTAGAGAACGTCGCGATCGTTTCATTGCTAACGACAAATCGTTTTCAAGGTGACCCATCAAAGCCACTTGCGCTGCATGCGACCAAGTCTGCATTGACCGAGTTCGATTACTTTTTGAAACCGGGAAATAGCTATCCCGGCGACAGCGGCGGTGGCTGGCCCTCCGTTCCGGCGGCAAGAACACCTCTGCATAACGCATACATTATCGCTCCATCGGATCGGTCGACCGAACGTCGCGCCCTCGATTCCGCGGTCAATTACCTGTGGGCTGACGCGACGATCGGAAACGAATCATTTGAAAAAGGTCGCCACATCGAAAGCATTTCATCGTTGGCGACATGTCTCCGGACGGTAGGCGTTGTTCAGCTCGGCGAGCCTATCGACCACCAAGCGATGGTGTTGGGGCCCGCAAACGCTCGCCAACTGTTGCGATGCTGGGTCGGCGATGATCAGGCGTCAATTTCGGCAGCTGGCATCTCGGCAGCGGGTGAGTTTTCGCGAAGGATCATCCGTCGGTGCTACCTAACGGATGAAGTTTTGCGATCGATTCCGGAAAAATGGATCGCGTCTGACAAAAACGATCTGCGACAGCTTGTGAAAGAGCAATTGGTTCATCTTGAACCCGTTGTGTTATCTGATCGCGGTACGGTTGAGGCTCATCTCGTTCGATGGTTGTCTACTTTTGTGGATCTCGATCAGATCCAAGTGATTGTCGAACAAGCGATTCAACAGATTGATCGAGAGCTGCGGATCCACTTGCTTGACCAGCGATTGAATCTTTCGTCCGCATTGTCAGCGGTCAAGGCTCTGCAAGTGCATTGTTCGGACATCCGAAGTCGGTTGTATCAACATGGTCAGCAGCAACAAAGCGACAATCAAACTGATCAATCAGGTAACGCTAGCAGGAAGCGTTTGGTTGCACTTGAAGAGGCCTGCTTGGCAGGAGAGCAGCTCGTTGAATCCGTCGCCGCTCGAGTCGCTTCGGATATCGCGTCGAAAATCGAGAAAGGTTTGGGACGAATCTCTGAGACGATCCAGGCCGCAATCGAAGCGATCGAATTCGGAATAACTCAATTGTCAGATGACAACTCGGGTGAAGTGGACCCGTGGCTTCATTTAGAAAGTCATGCGTCATCGCAAAAGGACAAGTTTTTTGACCGTCTGCATGAGCGGTGTGCGTCGAATTATCTGCTGCGTTTAATCGATCCCGGAAGGGCCGCACAGTTGGGGAGCTGGGTGACTGACTTCTCTGGCGAGTTGACGGAGAAGACACGAGAGTTCTTGGTGGAGTGCGAAAGTAACGAAGCACGCGATTGCAATAGTCTGGAACACCAAACGACAACGGCGTTCGCGTCCCCAGTGGATGACTCGGTGGCGGGGACAACGAAGATACGAGACGGCCTAGCTGGAGGCGGTTCCGATTCGACTGGCATTTCGAAAACCCAGTCTTGGGCCGCAGGCAACGTTCCTGAAGTCTTAAGCGTGACAGCCGCGATCGAAGCCGCCCGTCCTGTTTTGTTGGAATGTGGTGGCAAACAAAGGCACTATCTGATTTGCCGAAATCAGTCAGAGCGAGAGCAGCTCGTTTCCCAATTGCCCGAGGAGATTCAATCGAGTGTCTCCGTCATCATTTCACGCAAGGCAACGCCAATGCTGATTCACGAAGGGCAGCAAATCGATGTCGGAAATGTTTTGCGGTGGTTGGATTCGTTAACCGGCGATGACGGCAAGATCAGTCGTCGACTTGCGACTCGGTGCGACATCGAGTGGTAG
- a CDS encoding HDOD domain-containing protein, which yields MTNEKTIRRIERLIQCPDLLHTPPEVAQSLLQLTQNEDCTTHEIVECIKTDPAMASRVMRLVNSPRFGLNAPVTNLHQAVALLGQRSMRLIAMTFSITQAFSSGSARELYNDFWRRALTVAAASYQLSKRYPLIDSQDAYTTGLLAHVGTLLLAQAEGEWYLAFYQQHVGLGLPAAERDYYGVDHAEIGGLLLRNWNFPGEIADSVRHHLDDSADDPLSLIIRAAALVSGAIWDANGESVGKCRKLLEERFNIDIDGFTELVLLCRDDVMLEMEVYGVQSEAPPDPSALLDLARQRYLETSLQSALEMDSFESIFEQNF from the coding sequence ATGACCAACGAAAAAACGATTCGTCGAATTGAACGTCTAATTCAGTGTCCGGATCTACTTCATACACCTCCGGAAGTTGCACAGTCGCTTTTACAGCTGACGCAAAACGAAGACTGCACAACGCATGAGATCGTTGAATGCATCAAGACTGACCCGGCAATGGCGAGCCGCGTTATGCGACTTGTCAATTCGCCGCGATTTGGTTTAAACGCGCCGGTTACGAACCTGCACCAAGCGGTAGCATTGCTGGGACAGCGAAGCATGCGTTTGATCGCGATGACATTCAGCATCACGCAGGCATTTTCCAGCGGTTCGGCGCGAGAGTTGTATAACGATTTCTGGCGACGCGCTTTGACCGTCGCTGCGGCTTCCTATCAACTTAGTAAACGCTATCCACTAATCGATTCGCAGGACGCTTACACAACTGGGCTGCTGGCCCATGTTGGAACATTGCTGCTGGCCCAGGCGGAAGGTGAATGGTACTTGGCCTTTTATCAACAGCACGTTGGGCTGGGGTTGCCTGCCGCGGAACGTGACTACTACGGCGTCGATCACGCAGAGATTGGCGGTTTGTTGCTACGCAACTGGAACTTTCCAGGCGAAATCGCTGATAGCGTACGACATCATCTCGATGATTCCGCGGATGATCCGTTGTCGCTGATCATTCGTGCCGCTGCCTTGGTTTCAGGTGCAATTTGGGATGCCAACGGTGAATCAGTCGGCAAATGCCGCAAGCTGTTGGAGGAACGATTTAACATTGACATCGATGGATTCACCGAGCTGGTTCTTCTGTGTCGTGATGACGTGATGCTTGAAATGGAAGTCTACGGCGTTCAATCCGAGGCTCCCCCAGACCCCAGTGCGCTTTTGGATCTGGCACGCCAGCGGTATCTTGAAACTTCGTTGCAGTCGGCACTTGAGATGGATTCGTTCGAGTCCATTTTTGAACAGAACTTCTAA
- a CDS encoding sialate O-acetylesterase: MNKLHSKLPISVFNRSVKTAALFLVCLYFGSCEKVCLAQQSKPLKVFVLAGQSNMQGHAQVKTFAAARMNAQAAPLLEDLTDENGEPKTCRNVWISSVGSADVEQTGQLTIGYGAKAGGPKIGPEYTFGFYMERYLDEPILIIKTAWGGKSINTDFRPPSAEPYQFSSDQLELFRKQGKDVSKLQAEKKAATGVYYAQMIKHINHVLGDIERVYPGYDPESGYELAGFVWFQGWNDMVDRGTYPNRDQPDGYAEYSELLAELIRNIRKDLQAPSLPVVIGVLGVGGPTQEYGQDQQRYKSTHDNFRQAMAEPAKMEEFEGTVAAVLTERYWDQEIVRLRRIEKTIQPQIKEIKKQIANKDRTKKDGDAAIEQLYRDTFSESELSYLRDSVSNGDYHYMGSAAIMTQIGKGFAEAMMGLLNRK; the protein is encoded by the coding sequence ATGAACAAGCTCCATTCGAAGTTGCCCATCAGCGTTTTTAATCGCTCGGTAAAGACAGCAGCGTTATTTCTCGTTTGTCTATATTTTGGCAGTTGCGAGAAAGTTTGCCTCGCACAGCAGTCCAAGCCACTGAAAGTCTTTGTGCTTGCCGGGCAATCCAATATGCAAGGGCACGCGCAAGTAAAAACGTTCGCAGCGGCGCGGATGAATGCACAAGCCGCTCCACTGTTGGAGGATCTGACGGACGAAAATGGCGAGCCGAAAACGTGTCGCAACGTCTGGATTAGCTCAGTCGGTTCGGCAGATGTTGAGCAAACGGGTCAGCTAACGATCGGGTATGGCGCCAAAGCTGGCGGCCCCAAGATCGGTCCTGAGTACACATTCGGGTTTTACATGGAGCGGTATCTTGATGAGCCAATCTTGATCATCAAAACGGCTTGGGGTGGCAAAAGTATCAACACGGATTTTCGGCCCCCCAGTGCTGAGCCCTATCAATTTAGTTCTGATCAATTGGAACTGTTCCGTAAGCAAGGCAAGGATGTCAGCAAGTTGCAGGCGGAAAAGAAGGCCGCGACCGGTGTGTACTACGCTCAGATGATCAAGCATATCAACCATGTATTGGGCGATATTGAACGCGTCTACCCCGGCTATGATCCAGAATCAGGATATGAATTGGCTGGTTTCGTCTGGTTTCAAGGATGGAACGATATGGTGGATCGAGGGACGTATCCCAATCGAGATCAGCCCGATGGCTACGCTGAATACAGCGAATTACTAGCGGAGCTTATTCGCAACATTCGCAAAGATCTCCAGGCTCCCTCATTGCCAGTGGTGATCGGTGTGTTGGGCGTTGGTGGACCGACTCAAGAATACGGACAAGACCAGCAACGCTACAAATCAACGCATGACAATTTTCGTCAAGCGATGGCTGAACCGGCGAAGATGGAAGAATTTGAAGGAACCGTCGCGGCAGTTCTAACCGAACGCTATTGGGATCAAGAGATCGTACGGTTGCGCCGAATCGAAAAAACAATCCAACCACAAATCAAAGAGATCAAAAAACAAATCGCCAACAAAGATCGCACGAAGAAGGATGGCGATGCGGCGATCGAGCAACTTTATCGAGACACGTTTTCAGAATCGGAGTTGAGCTATCTGCGCGATAGTGTTTCCAATGGCGACTATCACTACATGGGGTCGGCAGCCATCATGACACAGATTGGGAAAGGTTTCGCCGAGGCTATGATGGGCTTGTTGAACCGCAAATAA
- a CDS encoding ThuA domain-containing protein encodes MALKRSFAALALISLSIFSGLLSSGDAFAETQKVVLVAGKPSHPAGMHEFNAGVQLMTKCLQENTDIDVHFVLNGWPKDETIFNGADAVVFFMDGGGRHEIVQEKGKRLATIQKWTEQGVGLGFMHYGVEVVADQAGKEMKRWIGGHYEHMFSCNPMWEPVFNDFPKHPITNGVEPFKVKDEWYFNMRFLSGINGNEPAEVEGMKFVPILVASPSDDVRDGPYVYPPGPYEHIQASKGRAEAMMWSVERPDGGRGFGFTGGHFHNNFGDDNFRKVVLNAVMWIAKADVPESGVESSVTEEELKANLDPK; translated from the coding sequence ATGGCGTTGAAACGTTCATTCGCTGCGCTGGCGCTGATCAGCCTTTCGATTTTTTCTGGTTTGCTCTCTTCCGGTGATGCCTTCGCCGAAACACAGAAAGTTGTCCTCGTCGCCGGTAAACCATCGCACCCTGCAGGGATGCACGAATTCAATGCTGGTGTTCAGTTGATGACGAAGTGTTTGCAGGAAAACACTGACATTGACGTCCATTTCGTTTTAAACGGCTGGCCAAAAGACGAAACGATTTTCAACGGAGCCGACGCGGTCGTGTTCTTCATGGATGGTGGCGGACGCCATGAAATCGTCCAGGAAAAGGGCAAGCGTCTGGCAACCATTCAGAAGTGGACCGAACAAGGCGTCGGGCTGGGCTTCATGCATTACGGCGTCGAGGTTGTTGCGGACCAAGCCGGCAAAGAAATGAAACGCTGGATCGGCGGACATTACGAACACATGTTTTCGTGCAATCCAATGTGGGAACCGGTCTTCAATGACTTTCCCAAACACCCGATCACCAATGGCGTTGAACCATTCAAAGTCAAAGACGAATGGTACTTCAACATGCGTTTCCTTTCGGGCATTAACGGCAACGAACCTGCAGAAGTCGAGGGCATGAAGTTCGTCCCCATCTTGGTTGCGTCCCCATCAGACGATGTTCGTGATGGACCGTACGTCTATCCCCCAGGTCCCTACGAACATATCCAAGCATCCAAAGGGCGAGCCGAAGCGATGATGTGGTCGGTCGAACGACCCGATGGTGGTCGAGGATTCGGCTTTACCGGTGGTCATTTCCACAACAACTTTGGCGATGACAACTTCCGCAAAGTCGTGCTCAATGCAGTCATGTGGATTGCGAAGGCTGACGTCCCTGAATCCGGAGTCGAAAGTTCTGTCACTGAAGAAGAACTGAAAGCCAATCTGGATCCTAAGTAG
- a CDS encoding ABC transporter permease subunit/CPBP intramembrane protease — MAPESSQPSRERSTTQRRHFSTGRRLARLCQKELRETLRDRRTIVTLLMMPLLVYPLLSMALNRFLLNAARDAEQVPYAIGVATDEEGSALLAWLESPSSQPPDAIIEASRGRIAKFKVVNTTNDSPPVEALKSGKVDIAVSINDGTPPVIEVKALRGNTVSESAARIVTERIHWLRLSYAEATASQVTHYVPPPSIILEDVGNASSPSMLGTIVPLVLVLMTITGAVYPAIDLTAGERERGTMESLMASPVPRTYILFSKYVAVVTVALLTAIANLLAMFTTLWAGRLLPLLTGDDSGFPWLAVLQILLLLVLFSAFFSAVLLSLTSFARSFKEAQAYLIPIMLLSLTPGMLSLLPGVTLSGPLAIAPLINIVLLAREVLQGTAEAAPALVTVLSTLGYAAAAVAVASMCFGNDAVSRTSGQTFASMLHRPKKTSQTPSPHTAAMTLALLVPAYYVVSNLLMGIVPGMNLYFVLILSAVTLILVFGLIPFLAARITKSELKTTYQLGAPNATSLFGAFLMGLGAWIFAHELYVLAQQVGIGVLDEERIAETQKTVENFKLAPAWLLLSCLALTPAVIEEFCFRGFLFTSLRKIFSPWKLIATTAVLFGLFHVITGNTLLVERFLPTTLLGIILGWLAYRTGSVWPGVLMHFTHNALLELVAKYQDRLTFLGGDAADQVHLPVTWLAGLTVITLLGVGIVFWGTKKSTRTETPPPEQDSARQPAI; from the coding sequence GTGGCCCCGGAATCATCACAACCTTCGCGCGAGCGCTCGACGACGCAGCGACGGCACTTCAGTACAGGCCGACGACTGGCGCGTCTTTGTCAAAAAGAACTTCGCGAAACACTGCGTGACCGCCGGACCATCGTCACACTGTTGATGATGCCATTGCTGGTCTATCCGCTTCTTAGCATGGCGCTGAACCGCTTTTTGCTTAACGCCGCGCGTGATGCCGAACAGGTGCCATACGCGATCGGTGTGGCAACAGACGAAGAGGGTAGCGCGCTGCTGGCTTGGCTGGAAAGCCCATCAAGCCAACCGCCGGACGCGATCATCGAAGCCAGCCGCGGACGCATCGCGAAATTTAAAGTCGTCAACACCACGAACGATTCGCCGCCGGTTGAGGCACTGAAGTCTGGCAAAGTTGACATCGCTGTTTCGATCAATGATGGGACGCCGCCGGTAATCGAAGTCAAAGCCCTTCGCGGCAACACCGTTAGCGAATCCGCTGCCCGCATCGTCACCGAAAGAATTCACTGGCTGCGTTTGTCCTACGCAGAAGCAACGGCAAGCCAAGTGACACACTACGTCCCACCGCCGTCGATCATTTTGGAGGACGTCGGCAATGCTTCGTCACCATCGATGCTGGGCACGATTGTTCCGCTCGTTTTGGTGTTGATGACCATCACTGGCGCGGTCTATCCGGCGATTGACTTAACAGCAGGTGAACGTGAACGTGGAACGATGGAATCCTTGATGGCATCGCCGGTTCCGCGAACCTACATCTTGTTTTCAAAGTATGTCGCCGTGGTAACGGTGGCGCTATTAACCGCGATAGCCAACCTGTTAGCCATGTTCACAACATTGTGGGCCGGGCGTCTGCTTCCGCTACTAACCGGCGACGACTCCGGTTTCCCTTGGCTCGCAGTCTTGCAAATCCTGCTGCTGTTGGTGCTGTTTAGCGCATTCTTTTCGGCTGTCTTGTTGTCGCTAACCAGCTTCGCGCGGTCATTCAAAGAAGCCCAGGCGTACTTGATCCCCATCATGCTTCTGTCATTGACGCCTGGCATGCTGTCGTTGCTTCCCGGAGTGACACTTTCGGGGCCGCTCGCGATCGCTCCACTGATCAATATCGTTCTTTTGGCTCGCGAGGTTTTGCAGGGAACGGCCGAAGCCGCGCCCGCATTGGTCACCGTTTTGAGTACACTCGGCTATGCCGCTGCTGCTGTCGCGGTTGCTTCGATGTGCTTCGGCAATGATGCCGTTAGCCGCACCAGCGGACAAACCTTCGCTTCGATGCTGCACCGTCCGAAGAAGACTTCCCAGACGCCTTCGCCTCACACTGCCGCGATGACGTTGGCATTGTTGGTGCCCGCCTACTACGTGGTCAGCAATCTGTTGATGGGGATCGTCCCCGGCATGAATCTATACTTCGTGCTCATCCTCAGTGCGGTGACGCTGATTTTGGTATTCGGATTGATTCCGTTTCTAGCAGCGCGAATCACAAAGTCGGAATTGAAGACGACATACCAATTGGGTGCACCGAATGCGACCAGTCTGTTCGGTGCATTCCTGATGGGTTTGGGTGCCTGGATTTTCGCGCACGAGCTATACGTGCTGGCTCAGCAAGTCGGTATCGGCGTCCTTGACGAAGAACGAATCGCGGAAACACAAAAGACCGTCGAAAACTTTAAGTTGGCTCCCGCGTGGCTGCTGCTTTCTTGCTTGGCGTTGACACCGGCGGTGATCGAAGAGTTTTGCTTTCGCGGCTTCCTATTTACATCGCTCCGAAAGATCTTTTCGCCTTGGAAACTGATCGCCACCACAGCCGTCCTTTTCGGCCTTTTTCATGTCATCACTGGCAATACACTTTTGGTCGAACGATTCCTGCCAACCACTTTGCTCGGCATCATCCTCGGTTGGCTCGCCTATCGAACCGGCAGCGTTTGGCCCGGCGTCCTGATGCACTTTACGCACAACGCACTGCTGGAACTTGTAGCGAAATATCAGGATCGACTGACCTTTTTGGGCGGGGACGCCGCCGATCAAGTTCACTTGCCAGTGACCTGGCTCGCTGGCCTGACCGTGATCACTTTGCTTGGCGTCGGGATCGTTTTTTGGGGGACGAAAAAATCCACCAGGACCGAAACCCCGCCACCCGAACAGGATTCCGCACGCCAACCAGCAATCTAA
- a CDS encoding ATP-binding cassette domain-containing protein — protein sequence MLHVEALTKRFDLTEGTLTAVDNVSFTIRPGEVFGLLGPNGAGKTTTMRMVLGLLAPDSGWAEVDGLRTSEDPMAVKSRLGFVSASDGVYPWLTVREMLHYFADLYGVPPEVAEPRTVELARLLDVEKLLDRRAGELSTGQRQRVTLVRGLIHDPPVMLLDEPTRGLDVVGVQTIFDYIEILRDRGKAVVVCTHRLDEAERLCDRFGLLHAGRLKYCGSLDDLKQQTGHDSLVNIFVDLIRN from the coding sequence ATGCTGCACGTCGAGGCTTTAACGAAACGGTTTGATCTGACCGAAGGTACGTTAACCGCCGTTGATAACGTCTCGTTTACGATCCGTCCTGGTGAAGTTTTTGGCCTGTTGGGCCCTAACGGTGCCGGAAAAACGACGACCATGCGAATGGTCCTGGGCCTGCTCGCACCAGATTCTGGCTGGGCAGAAGTCGACGGGCTGCGGACTTCCGAAGACCCGATGGCGGTAAAAAGTCGGCTCGGATTCGTTTCCGCCAGCGACGGCGTTTATCCGTGGCTGACCGTTCGCGAGATGCTGCACTACTTTGCCGATCTCTATGGGGTCCCACCAGAAGTCGCCGAGCCACGTACGGTCGAACTGGCTCGTCTGTTGGATGTCGAAAAATTGCTCGATCGACGAGCCGGCGAACTGAGCACCGGCCAACGGCAGCGAGTCACCTTGGTACGTGGCTTGATCCACGATCCGCCGGTCATGTTGCTTGACGAGCCCACACGTGGATTGGACGTCGTCGGCGTCCAGACCATTTTCGACTACATTGAGATACTTCGTGACCGTGGAAAGGCGGTTGTTGTTTGCACTCACCGCTTGGATGAAGCCGAACGATTGTGCGATCGATTCGGACTGCTTCATGCCGGGCGTCTGAAATATTGCGGGTCACTTGATGATCTGAAGCAGCAAACCGGGCACGATTCGCTTGTCAACATTTTCGTCGACTTGATCAGGAACTGA
- a CDS encoding MerR family DNA-binding transcriptional regulator, whose product MNRSELLSFEEAMRRFADGAEHDSQESLQSRDEPDSDDVPGQIELDDDSAIDELAELDLESSANDDKPGDSQSPAGKRIALVGRFGSMNRRQASNVIESFGAKVVDLPRGKSPNYESLVSWVVIGAEQPPLSESELLPTALIDAAGRGEVEVIHETELWERLGLVELEQPVRRYWTPAMLADLLDVSVRVIRRWHRRGLIRPIVTLHKLPYFDFAEVATAKRLAGWVAAGADWKAIEKRLAELVRVFPHSTRPLDQLSVLVQGKDVLLRQGDGLVEPGGQMRFDFEDIKSADDADNEARQVSEKEDSPLLLAFVDADRPPMLRQANEHVSDPLLVDAYTAEDEDDLETAIDIYHAILARDGIRADICFQIGELLYRMNFLVAARERYYTAIELEPDFVEARASLGAVLAELGQFDLAVAALRGALTFFNDYADVHYTLAKTLDRCDREIEALVHWQRLIELAPDGPWADEARVRLGVDG is encoded by the coding sequence GTGAACCGATCTGAGCTGCTTTCATTTGAGGAAGCGATGCGGCGGTTTGCAGATGGTGCAGAACATGATTCTCAAGAATCACTGCAGTCGAGGGACGAACCTGACTCGGATGACGTTCCAGGTCAGATCGAACTGGATGATGATTCCGCGATCGATGAATTGGCGGAACTCGATTTGGAGTCATCTGCTAACGATGACAAACCAGGCGACTCCCAATCGCCGGCCGGAAAGAGAATCGCATTGGTTGGACGCTTTGGCAGTATGAATCGCCGCCAAGCCAGCAATGTGATCGAATCTTTCGGTGCGAAGGTCGTCGACCTACCACGCGGAAAGTCTCCGAACTACGAATCGCTTGTCAGTTGGGTCGTGATCGGTGCCGAGCAGCCGCCGCTAAGTGAATCCGAACTGCTTCCGACTGCGTTAATCGATGCGGCGGGACGCGGCGAAGTCGAGGTGATTCACGAGACGGAACTGTGGGAACGCCTAGGCCTTGTCGAATTGGAGCAACCGGTCCGACGGTATTGGACGCCTGCGATGCTTGCCGATTTGCTAGACGTTTCGGTGCGTGTCATTCGGCGATGGCATCGGCGTGGGCTAATTCGGCCTATCGTCACGCTTCACAAATTGCCTTATTTCGATTTTGCCGAGGTCGCAACTGCGAAGCGTTTAGCGGGATGGGTCGCGGCGGGAGCGGATTGGAAAGCGATCGAAAAGCGACTCGCCGAATTGGTTCGCGTCTTTCCGCACAGCACACGGCCACTGGATCAGTTAAGCGTCTTGGTTCAAGGCAAAGACGTCTTGCTGCGTCAGGGCGATGGCTTGGTTGAACCCGGTGGGCAGATGCGTTTTGACTTTGAAGATATCAAGTCCGCAGATGACGCCGACAATGAAGCTCGGCAAGTTTCCGAAAAAGAAGATTCGCCACTATTATTGGCCTTCGTCGATGCCGACCGTCCTCCGATGCTTCGCCAAGCGAACGAGCACGTCAGTGATCCGCTGTTGGTGGACGCTTACACGGCCGAAGATGAAGACGATTTGGAAACCGCGATCGATATCTATCACGCGATCTTGGCACGGGACGGGATTCGAGCTGATATCTGTTTTCAAATCGGCGAGTTGTTGTATCGCATGAATTTTCTGGTGGCGGCAAGGGAACGCTACTACACAGCCATTGAGCTAGAACCGGACTTTGTCGAGGCACGTGCCAGCCTTGGTGCGGTGCTCGCCGAATTGGGCCAGTTTGATCTTGCCGTCGCGGCGCTTCGTGGTGCGCTGACGTTCTTCAATGATTATGCCGACGTCCACTATACGCTCGCAAAGACCCTTGATCGCTGTGATCGCGAAATCGAGGCTTTGGTGCATTGGCAGCGGTTGATCGAATTGGCTCCCGATGGACCTTGGGCTGACGAGGCTCGTGTGCGTCTGGGAGTTGATGGCTAG